One genomic region from Natrarchaeobius halalkaliphilus encodes:
- a CDS encoding HVO_0758 family zinc finger protein translates to MKSVRKALREGELDKDTYDRLVCGECDQPLKTENDPNEIKTVRSCPDCDLEWKEIR, encoded by the coding sequence ATGAAATCCGTCCGGAAGGCACTACGCGAAGGCGAACTCGACAAGGACACCTACGACAGGCTCGTCTGCGGAGAGTGCGACCAGCCGTTGAAGACCGAAAACGACCCCAACGAGATCAAGACCGTCAGAAGCTGTCCGGACTGCGATCTCGAGTGGAAGGAGATCCGGTAA
- a CDS encoding DUF5791 family protein → MFHEQRMSVPDSPDGLRAEYDADLQAALERDDPSAAGDAIDVDRTDIEALSAGESPDLSLEEAAEIQSLAEGTADPETIVTMACEHLLLGMSTAVLDVDAVESELDLELDAKEIQQKIERRAPMSFDEFVHIQYVIVDSVP, encoded by the coding sequence ATGTTCCACGAACAGCGGATGTCCGTCCCCGACTCGCCCGACGGCCTGCGAGCGGAGTACGACGCGGACCTCCAGGCGGCGCTCGAGCGGGATGATCCGTCGGCCGCTGGCGATGCGATCGACGTCGACCGGACGGATATCGAGGCGCTTTCGGCGGGCGAGTCGCCCGATCTGTCGCTCGAGGAGGCAGCCGAGATCCAGTCGCTGGCGGAGGGAACGGCGGATCCGGAGACGATCGTGACGATGGCGTGTGAACACCTGTTGTTGGGGATGTCGACCGCCGTCCTCGACGTCGACGCGGTCGAGAGCGAACTCGACCTCGAGCTGGACGCAAAGGAGATTCAACAGAAGATCGAGCGACGCGCGCCGATGTCGTTCGATGAGTTCGTCCACATTCAGTACGTGATCGTCGACAGCGTGCCGTGA
- a CDS encoding coiled-coil protein: MAQRFEQHMVDESKNIELTEDDLENKSKGQLIKMAGQLRDRRNELNQMASSRASSRDDLNAKTREKVDEAQEHREKRDELNEQVQEHKESRNELNAEANELFDKVEKLKSDMELDEGKDLEELEDEIEQLEFKQQTEVLSSEEEKELIEKIEGKREEYEERKQKLDQNSDLEGLVEEAEEVRSEASKHHQKVTELADKAQEHHNQMIEAYREADDIRDEADDMHEQFVEAQEAADQHHEDFVRVQKRLRELDKEEEKERKSARDKKKEEAKEEAEEIYQKFKEGETLDTEDLMKLQKTGLL, translated from the coding sequence ATGGCACAGAGGTTTGAACAACACATGGTAGACGAATCGAAAAACATCGAACTGACGGAAGACGACCTCGAAAACAAATCGAAAGGGCAGCTCATCAAGATGGCCGGTCAACTGCGAGACCGGCGAAACGAGCTCAACCAGATGGCATCCTCGCGAGCATCCAGCCGCGACGACCTCAACGCGAAGACGCGCGAGAAGGTCGACGAGGCTCAAGAGCACCGAGAAAAACGCGACGAGCTCAACGAGCAGGTCCAAGAGCACAAAGAGAGCCGAAACGAGCTCAACGCCGAGGCCAACGAGCTGTTCGACAAGGTCGAAAAGCTCAAATCGGATATGGAACTCGACGAGGGGAAAGATCTCGAGGAACTCGAAGACGAGATCGAACAACTCGAGTTCAAACAGCAGACCGAGGTCCTCTCGAGCGAGGAGGAAAAAGAACTGATCGAGAAGATCGAGGGAAAGCGCGAGGAGTACGAAGAGCGCAAACAGAAACTCGACCAGAACAGCGACCTCGAGGGACTCGTCGAAGAAGCCGAGGAGGTTCGGTCCGAGGCGTCCAAACACCACCAGAAGGTGACGGAACTCGCTGACAAGGCCCAGGAACATCACAACCAGATGATCGAGGCCTACCGCGAGGCCGACGACATCCGTGATGAGGCCGACGACATGCACGAGCAGTTCGTCGAAGCCCAGGAGGCCGCAGACCAGCACCACGAGGACTTCGTCCGCGTCCAGAAGCGTCTGCGAGAACTCGACAAGGAAGAAGAAAAAGAGCGCAAGTCCGCACGCGACAAAAAGAAAGAGGAGGCCAAAGAGGAAGCCGAGGAGATTTATCAGAAGTTCAAGGAGGGCGAGACCCTCGACACCGAGGACCTGATGAAGCTCCAGAAGACGGGACTACTCTAG
- a CDS encoding Hsp20/alpha crystallin family protein produces the protein MNLNDLRTSVAETLYRQVGRTNGRIQTHRHLPVDVLEDESSYLVVFDAPGTEPDDVQVRYVDGTIRVRFDRFREFREGFDMRFPGRGMTLEGEVDLPADAIVDPDTGMATLSESGTVRIEIPKDSADSSDEGGTATDDLESDASDDDVVPDPAEPGELAVED, from the coding sequence GTGAACCTGAACGATCTCAGAACGTCCGTCGCAGAGACGCTGTACCGGCAGGTCGGTCGAACGAACGGACGGATTCAAACTCACCGTCATCTACCGGTTGACGTCCTCGAGGACGAGAGCTCCTATCTCGTCGTCTTCGACGCTCCGGGTACCGAACCGGACGACGTACAGGTCAGATACGTCGACGGAACGATCAGGGTTCGATTCGACCGATTTCGCGAGTTCCGCGAGGGATTCGACATGCGATTTCCCGGCCGCGGAATGACCCTCGAGGGCGAAGTCGATCTCCCGGCGGACGCGATCGTCGACCCGGACACGGGGATGGCAACCCTTTCCGAAAGCGGAACGGTTCGCATCGAGATTCCGAAAGACAGCGCCGACTCGAGTGACGAAGGCGGAACGGCGACGGACGATCTCGAGTCGGACGCGTCCGACGACGACGTCGTCCCCGATCCCGCTGAACCGGGCGAACTCGCCGTCGAGGACTGA
- a CDS encoding glycosyl transferase family 2 — protein MEYVQERIATLHDLDGNATQTAVDGRLERTVARTAVVVPMTAREHESPAATAVLSELEHLGLAAVFVPVRAPVDRIGPIREWLESFDLPMRVLWCNAPTVETMLADVGLSNGFGKGRDVWLALGPAATAAEFVVVHDADARSYERGHVHRLLAPLTMGFEFSKGYYARIEEERLYGRLFRLFYEPLIGALATDHDAAILDYLGAFRYALAGEFAVTGTLAQRLRPPRAWGLEVGTLGDAFDHAGFVGTAQVDLGRHVHDHRAVAGETGLEGMSREVAASLLRVLEERGVEPTYETLPERYCAVGDRLIEQYHADAAFNGLEYDPAGERDQLARYAESIAPPGLDRRLPPWTDAPVDPDAVLRTTRPWLEEEASF, from the coding sequence ATGGAGTACGTCCAGGAGCGAATCGCGACGCTCCACGATCTGGACGGGAATGCGACCCAGACCGCCGTGGACGGCCGCCTCGAGCGCACCGTCGCCAGAACGGCCGTCGTCGTCCCGATGACTGCCCGGGAACACGAGAGTCCGGCCGCCACAGCCGTGCTCTCGGAACTCGAGCACCTCGGTCTCGCGGCGGTCTTCGTTCCCGTTCGAGCGCCGGTCGATCGAATCGGACCGATTCGAGAGTGGCTCGAATCGTTCGATCTTCCGATGCGAGTCCTGTGGTGTAACGCGCCGACCGTCGAGACGATGCTCGCTGATGTCGGACTCTCGAACGGGTTCGGTAAGGGTCGGGACGTCTGGCTCGCGCTCGGGCCGGCCGCGACTGCGGCGGAGTTCGTCGTCGTTCACGACGCGGATGCCCGCAGCTACGAACGGGGTCACGTCCACCGTCTGCTCGCGCCGCTGACGATGGGATTCGAGTTTTCGAAGGGGTACTACGCCCGGATCGAGGAGGAACGACTCTACGGGCGGCTGTTCCGACTGTTCTACGAACCGCTCATCGGCGCGCTCGCGACCGATCACGACGCGGCGATTCTGGACTATCTCGGGGCGTTTCGGTACGCACTGGCCGGCGAGTTCGCCGTGACGGGAACGCTGGCCCAGCGGCTTCGTCCGCCACGAGCCTGGGGACTCGAGGTCGGAACGCTCGGCGACGCCTTCGATCACGCCGGGTTCGTGGGGACCGCACAGGTCGATCTCGGTCGACACGTCCACGACCACCGCGCGGTCGCCGGAGAAACCGGACTCGAGGGGATGAGCCGCGAAGTCGCCGCCTCGTTGCTTCGCGTCCTCGAGGAACGCGGCGTCGAGCCGACCTACGAGACGCTTCCGGAGCGCTACTGTGCGGTCGGTGATCGGCTGATCGAGCAGTACCACGCCGACGCGGCGTTCAACGGACTCGAGTACGATCCGGCCGGAGAACGGGACCAACTCGCCCGGTATGCGGAGTCGATCGCACCGCCGGGTCTGGATCGACGGCTTCCACCGTGGACGGACGCGCCGGTCGATCCGGACGCGGTGCTTCGGACGACGCGCCCCTGGCTCGAGGAAGAAGCCAGCTTCTGA
- a CDS encoding SDR family oxidoreductase produces the protein MKIAILGCGYVGLELGRQLVERGHDAIGVRRSGDGVRRLEDAGLEAVQADVTDGDDLAAVPDVDAIVFAASSGGRGAGAARAVYVEGLRTAIDAFGARDDPPGRLVYTSSTGVHGDHGGDWVDEETPVEPTTEKTAVLAEAERIALEYPPEYAFEGTVARYAGLYGPGRYRLERYLEGPVTEGYLNMVHRDDAAGAVRFLLSADLARGEVVQIVDDEPAQKWAFADWLADQCGLDAPPKRTKADRLAEEDLSEPARRRILTSKRCSNQKLRTLGYEYSYPTFREGYRDAIEAYSS, from the coding sequence ATGAAGATCGCGATACTGGGCTGTGGATACGTCGGGCTCGAGTTGGGTCGACAGCTCGTCGAACGCGGCCACGACGCGATCGGCGTCCGGCGTTCGGGCGACGGCGTTCGACGGCTCGAGGATGCCGGACTCGAGGCCGTTCAGGCCGACGTAACCGACGGTGATGATCTCGCAGCCGTTCCGGACGTCGACGCGATCGTCTTCGCCGCGAGCAGCGGGGGACGGGGAGCCGGCGCTGCGCGAGCCGTGTACGTCGAGGGGCTCCGGACGGCGATCGACGCCTTCGGCGCGCGCGACGATCCGCCCGGGCGACTCGTCTACACCTCCTCGACGGGCGTCCACGGCGATCACGGCGGCGACTGGGTCGACGAGGAGACGCCGGTCGAGCCGACGACCGAGAAGACGGCTGTGCTCGCCGAGGCCGAACGCATCGCCCTCGAGTATCCGCCCGAGTACGCATTTGAGGGAACGGTCGCACGGTATGCGGGCCTGTACGGGCCGGGTAGGTATCGCCTCGAGCGTTATCTCGAGGGGCCGGTCACCGAGGGCTATCTGAACATGGTTCACCGGGACGACGCCGCCGGCGCGGTTCGGTTCCTGCTCTCTGCGGATCTCGCACGCGGCGAAGTCGTTCAGATCGTCGACGACGAACCGGCCCAGAAGTGGGCGTTCGCGGATTGGTTGGCCGACCAGTGTGGACTCGACGCGCCGCCCAAGCGGACGAAAGCGGATCGGCTTGCCGAGGAGGATCTCTCGGAGCCGGCTCGTCGACGGATCCTGACGAGCAAGCGCTGTTCGAACCAAAAACTGCGGACGCTCGGCTACGAGTATTCCTATCCGACCTTCCGCGAGGGCTACCGCGACGCGATCGAGGCGTACTCGAGCTAG
- a CDS encoding tubulin/FtsZ family protein — translation MKVALIGIGQAGGKVTERLTRFDANMGFEAVQGALALNSAKPDLQSIEFVDTQLIGADRVNGHGVGGDNELGSEIMQSDVQEVLGALDGRITSRSDAIVVVAGLGGGTGSGGAPVLVHNLQQVYDVPVYALGILPGRNEGALYQANAGRSLKTLLREADSTLLIDNDAWHEQGESVEDAFETINDKIAQRVGLLFASGEIIDGVGESVVDSSEIINTLRSGGVSVLGYASEVASEDSSENIRTVMTVARQALLTGASMPDATAADSALLVIAGQPDRIPRKGVEKARRWLEDETESMQVRGGDFPLESERLGALVLLGGAERSERISAFMDRAREANKTQQSEATDTIDDLTDDRLENLF, via the coding sequence ATGAAAGTCGCCCTGATCGGAATCGGTCAGGCCGGTGGGAAAGTCACTGAGCGCCTCACCCGGTTCGACGCGAACATGGGGTTCGAGGCCGTTCAGGGTGCCCTGGCCCTAAACTCCGCGAAACCGGACCTCCAGTCGATCGAGTTCGTCGACACGCAGTTAATTGGTGCCGACCGCGTCAACGGTCACGGCGTCGGCGGTGACAACGAACTCGGATCCGAAATCATGCAATCGGACGTCCAGGAGGTACTCGGCGCCCTGGACGGTCGCATCACCTCCCGTTCGGACGCGATCGTCGTCGTGGCCGGACTCGGCGGTGGGACGGGCAGCGGTGGAGCCCCGGTCCTCGTCCACAACCTCCAGCAGGTGTACGACGTCCCGGTCTATGCGCTCGGAATCCTACCCGGCCGCAACGAGGGTGCGCTCTATCAGGCAAACGCTGGCCGGTCGCTCAAGACGCTCCTCCGGGAAGCCGACTCGACGCTGTTGATCGACAACGACGCCTGGCACGAACAGGGCGAAAGCGTCGAGGATGCCTTCGAGACGATCAACGACAAGATCGCCCAGCGGGTGGGACTGTTGTTCGCCTCCGGCGAAATCATCGACGGCGTCGGGGAGAGCGTCGTCGATTCGAGTGAGATCATCAACACGCTTCGGTCCGGCGGCGTCTCGGTGCTCGGCTACGCGAGCGAGGTCGCAAGCGAGGACAGCAGCGAAAACATCAGAACCGTCATGACCGTCGCGAGGCAGGCGCTGTTGACCGGAGCCAGTATGCCCGACGCGACCGCGGCCGACTCGGCACTGCTGGTGATCGCCGGACAGCCGGATCGAATCCCACGAAAGGGCGTCGAGAAAGCCCGACGATGGCTCGAAGACGAAACCGAGAGCATGCAGGTCCGCGGCGGGGACTTCCCGCTCGAGAGCGAACGGCTCGGCGCGCTCGTTCTCCTCGGCGGTGCCGAACGCTCCGAGCGAATCTCGGCGTTCATGGACCGCGCTCGCGAGGCGAACAAGACCCAGCAGTCGGAAGCGACCGACACTATCGACGACCTCACCGACGACCGACTCGAGAACCTCTTTTGA
- a CDS encoding NUDIX hydrolase, with product MSLLSLDPIAAYAPTAIDDQPYDAAVLAPIVDRDGEDHLLFTRRADHLGEHPGQMSFPGGGAERVDESILETALREADEEIGLDRSEVDVVGQLDDIRTVTEYAVTPFVARVPDRTYERDDYEVAEIVLLSVSALLDPENYEYERRDHPYYGDIVIHYFHVDGYTVWGATGRILVQLLELATPFEAPERVDRSTL from the coding sequence ATGTCGCTCCTGAGCCTGGATCCGATCGCCGCTTACGCGCCCACGGCGATCGACGATCAGCCCTACGACGCCGCCGTCCTCGCCCCGATCGTCGACCGCGACGGTGAGGACCACCTCCTGTTTACCAGACGGGCCGACCACCTCGGGGAGCATCCCGGTCAGATGAGCTTTCCCGGCGGCGGTGCCGAGCGCGTCGACGAGTCGATCCTCGAGACGGCTCTGAGGGAGGCGGACGAGGAGATCGGTCTCGATCGATCGGAGGTCGACGTCGTCGGACAACTCGACGACATTCGGACGGTGACGGAGTACGCGGTTACGCCGTTCGTGGCACGGGTACCCGACCGGACGTATGAACGCGACGACTACGAGGTCGCTGAGATCGTCCTCCTCTCGGTGTCGGCGCTGCTCGACCCGGAGAACTACGAGTACGAGCGACGTGACCATCCCTACTACGGCGACATCGTCATCCACTACTTCCACGTCGACGGCTACACGGTCTGGGGTGCAACGGGTCGAATACTCGTCCAGTTGCTCGAGTTGGCGACGCCGTTCGAAGCGCCCGAGCGGGTCGACCGCTCGACGCTGTGA
- a CDS encoding NAD(P)/FAD-dependent oxidoreductase → MTEDGGVSDGAREHLAADTDTAVEGDSSLTVAVIGAGAVGTTAAYALARAGADVTLYDRGSVASGASGRAAGICYDAFADSLEATLAAESIERFRALSGEETFPFVECPYVWFAREGDDDRIDAVRRQVRRMQENGVVVLEVDGSALGERFPSLRTDDIAVAGIAGAAGYTDPARYTDCMAAAATGAGARLEAETDVAVRTTPPRVVLENGAGREFDAVLVAAGARTKRLLADAGVSIAMKPYRVQALIGSGDFEEPMWYDATDECYARPHLDGLLAGNGAEHREADPARYDRDADPEFAATLETRIRHRLPDVELGLERAWAGLCTATPDRDPLVGRLREGVYVATGFQGHGFMRAPAIGERIAREISGGSGIDAYDPTRFAGDEEFDVTEGTTLTFEE, encoded by the coding sequence GTGACTGAGGACGGTGGAGTTTCGGACGGAGCGAGAGAGCACCTCGCCGCCGACACGGACACCGCTGTCGAAGGCGATTCCAGCCTCACGGTTGCCGTCATCGGTGCCGGTGCCGTCGGAACGACCGCTGCGTACGCGCTGGCACGCGCTGGTGCGGACGTGACGCTGTACGATCGCGGATCGGTCGCAAGCGGTGCGAGCGGACGCGCGGCCGGGATCTGTTACGATGCCTTCGCTGACTCGCTCGAGGCGACGCTGGCGGCCGAATCGATCGAGCGGTTTCGTGCGCTTTCGGGCGAGGAGACGTTTCCGTTCGTCGAGTGCCCGTACGTCTGGTTCGCACGCGAGGGGGACGACGATCGCATCGATGCCGTCCGCAGGCAGGTACGACGGATGCAAGAAAACGGCGTCGTGGTTCTCGAGGTCGACGGTTCGGCGCTCGGAGAGCGGTTCCCGTCGCTTCGAACCGACGACATCGCCGTGGCCGGGATCGCGGGCGCGGCGGGGTATACCGATCCGGCCCGGTACACGGATTGTATGGCCGCCGCGGCGACCGGTGCCGGGGCACGCCTCGAGGCCGAGACGGACGTCGCGGTTCGGACTACGCCTCCGCGGGTTGTCCTCGAGAACGGGGCAGGCCGGGAGTTCGACGCCGTCCTCGTCGCAGCGGGCGCACGGACGAAGCGGTTGCTCGCCGATGCGGGCGTCTCGATCGCCATGAAGCCCTACCGGGTGCAGGCGCTGATCGGATCCGGTGACTTCGAGGAACCCATGTGGTACGACGCGACCGACGAGTGCTACGCTAGGCCACATCTCGACGGCCTTCTCGCCGGTAACGGAGCCGAACACCGGGAGGCCGATCCGGCGCGCTACGACCGCGACGCGGATCCCGAATTCGCCGCGACTCTCGAAACGCGGATTCGACACCGGCTGCCGGACGTCGAACTCGGACTCGAGCGCGCGTGGGCCGGCCTCTGTACGGCCACGCCGGATCGAGACCCGCTCGTGGGTCGGCTGCGTGAGGGGGTGTACGTCGCAACCGGATTCCAGGGACACGGCTTCATGCGCGCCCCGGCGATCGGGGAGCGAATCGCTCGAGAGATCAGCGGCGGCTCCGGAATAGACGCCTACGACCCGACCCGATTCGCCGGTGACGAGGAGTTCGACGTGACGGAGGGCACGACGCTGACGTTCGAGGAGTAG
- a CDS encoding DHH family phosphoesterase: MNDPSTSTRQVLSLGERSLEAGTSSFEAGVDTLQSLDPLVLSLLILAIVAVLLGGWWLVRWFRRPAGVRLQRLLSSYDEVAVLMHPNPDPDAMACAMGVAAIADSVDTETTLQYSGEIRHQENRAFRTVLELDLENVESSSELAADAVVLVDHNTARGFTGAQTIEPVAVVDHHPGNGTGTKFTDVRTEYGAASTIFVEYVGEIGATKVTDDEDTGSGLTLSPELATGLLYGIQADTNHLTNGCSNAEFDAAAYLFDAIDEDLLERIANPQVSDDVLQIKATAITEKRVEGSFAICDVGLISNVDAIPQAADELMHLEGVTAVVVYGESDGTIHLSGRSRDDRVHMGETLRHAVSDIPMANAGGHARMGGGQLSVDHMRGIGPSDGIDRTEFEERLFSALSGER; encoded by the coding sequence ATGAACGATCCGAGCACCTCGACACGGCAGGTGCTCTCGCTGGGGGAACGCTCTCTCGAGGCGGGGACCTCGTCGTTCGAGGCCGGCGTCGATACCCTCCAGTCGCTCGATCCCCTCGTTCTGTCGTTGTTGATTCTCGCGATCGTGGCCGTCCTGCTCGGAGGCTGGTGGCTCGTTCGGTGGTTTCGTCGGCCAGCCGGCGTTCGCCTCCAGCGTCTGCTCTCTTCGTACGACGAAGTTGCGGTGTTGATGCATCCCAACCCGGACCCCGATGCGATGGCGTGTGCGATGGGCGTGGCCGCGATTGCCGACTCGGTCGACACCGAGACGACGCTGCAGTATTCCGGCGAAATCCGCCACCAGGAAAACCGTGCGTTCCGGACCGTCCTCGAACTCGATCTCGAGAACGTGGAGTCGAGTTCGGAGCTCGCCGCCGACGCGGTCGTTCTGGTCGACCACAACACGGCGCGTGGGTTCACGGGCGCACAGACGATCGAACCGGTCGCGGTCGTCGACCACCATCCCGGAAACGGCACCGGCACGAAATTCACCGACGTTCGGACGGAGTACGGTGCCGCTTCGACGATCTTCGTCGAGTACGTCGGCGAGATCGGTGCGACGAAAGTCACCGACGACGAGGACACGGGGAGCGGGCTCACCCTCTCACCCGAACTCGCGACCGGTCTCCTGTACGGTATTCAGGCGGATACGAACCATCTCACGAACGGCTGTTCGAACGCCGAGTTCGACGCCGCCGCGTACCTCTTCGACGCGATCGACGAGGATCTTCTCGAACGAATCGCGAACCCGCAAGTCAGCGACGACGTCCTACAGATCAAGGCAACCGCGATCACGGAAAAGCGGGTCGAGGGCTCCTTTGCGATCTGTGACGTCGGACTGATCTCGAACGTCGATGCCATCCCACAGGCCGCGGACGAACTGATGCACCTCGAGGGAGTCACCGCGGTCGTCGTATACGGCGAGAGCGACGGCACGATTCACCTTTCGGGTCGCTCGCGGGACGATCGCGTCCACATGGGCGAGACGCTTCGTCACGCCGTCAGCGACATCCCGATGGCGAACGCGGGAGGGCACGCTCGAATGGGCGGCGGACAGCTCTCGGTCGATCACATGCGGGGAATCGGTCCCTCGGACGGAATCGACAGGACCGAGTTCGAAGAACGGCTCTTCTCGGCACTTTCGGGCGAACGGTAG
- a CDS encoding radical SAM protein: protein MTDPESLSVTIVDGYVDEPAHFGVPPYVSTYPRYTAGALVDAGVPRERITYHTIDGLRDEPNRWRDVDEADLLIYLGGMTVPGKYVGGTPAEPDEVRKLAWTANGTSLMGGPIKFGVGDENAGATETSRQDLDFDFVAKGDVEAAVFDLVESGLEGFNNRMRDVEEVSRWAKEGAFVVEDHPNHPDYLICELETSRGCAYRCSFCTEPLYGNPTFRPPETVVEEVDALASHGVKHFRIGRQADILAYGGDGEAPNPDALRELYGGIRDVAPDLETLHLDNMNPITVVNWPEKSREGIRIIAEHNTAGDTAAFGLESADPVVQEANNLNVSADECFEAVRIVNEEAGWRPGENGDPVAFSDDGTGSGGTPTRLPKLLPGINLLHGLKGEREETYDRNREFLERVYDEGYMLRRINIRQVMSFDGTEMSDTGAEIATEHKKLFKRYKRQVREEIDNPMLGRVVPPGTVLPDVHLEYHQDGRTFGRQLGTYPLLVGIPGERPLGQTADVAVVDHGYRSVTGVPYPLDLNDASLDELTAIPGIGNRTAGDIVVNRPYDAVDDAALEVGIDLTRFATARPLERAE from the coding sequence ATGACCGACCCCGAGTCGCTATCGGTGACGATCGTCGACGGTTACGTCGACGAACCCGCACACTTCGGGGTGCCGCCGTACGTTTCGACGTACCCGCGATACACGGCCGGTGCGCTCGTCGATGCGGGCGTTCCGCGCGAGCGGATCACGTACCACACGATCGACGGCCTCCGAGACGAGCCGAATCGCTGGCGCGACGTCGACGAGGCTGATCTCCTGATCTATCTCGGCGGAATGACGGTACCCGGAAAGTACGTCGGTGGGACGCCCGCAGAGCCCGACGAAGTGAGAAAGCTCGCCTGGACGGCGAACGGAACGAGCCTGATGGGTGGGCCGATCAAGTTCGGCGTCGGTGACGAAAACGCCGGCGCGACCGAGACGAGTCGGCAGGATCTCGATTTCGACTTCGTCGCGAAAGGTGACGTCGAGGCGGCCGTCTTCGATCTGGTCGAGAGCGGTCTCGAGGGCTTCAACAACCGGATGCGCGACGTCGAGGAGGTGTCGCGGTGGGCGAAAGAGGGCGCGTTCGTCGTCGAAGATCATCCGAACCATCCCGACTACCTGATCTGTGAACTCGAGACCTCGCGGGGCTGTGCCTACCGCTGTTCGTTCTGCACCGAACCGCTGTACGGGAATCCGACGTTTCGACCGCCCGAGACCGTCGTCGAGGAGGTGGACGCGCTCGCGTCTCACGGCGTCAAACATTTCCGAATCGGCCGCCAGGCCGACATCCTCGCCTACGGCGGCGACGGCGAGGCACCAAATCCGGACGCACTCCGGGAGTTGTACGGCGGCATCCGCGACGTCGCTCCCGACCTCGAGACCTTGCACCTGGACAATATGAACCCCATCACGGTCGTCAACTGGCCCGAAAAGAGCCGCGAGGGGATCCGGATCATTGCCGAACACAACACGGCGGGCGACACCGCCGCCTTCGGCCTCGAGTCCGCCGATCCAGTCGTCCAGGAAGCGAACAACCTCAACGTCAGCGCCGACGAGTGCTTCGAGGCGGTTCGAATCGTCAACGAGGAAGCTGGCTGGCGTCCGGGCGAGAACGGCGACCCCGTCGCGTTCTCCGACGACGGTACCGGGAGCGGAGGGACACCCACCCGACTCCCGAAACTGCTGCCCGGGATCAACCTCTTGCACGGTCTCAAGGGCGAACGCGAAGAGACCTACGACCGAAACCGCGAGTTCCTGGAGCGGGTCTACGACGAGGGCTACATGCTCCGCCGGATCAACATTCGCCAGGTGATGTCCTTCGACGGGACCGAGATGTCGGACACCGGCGCTGAGATCGCGACCGAGCACAAAAAGCTGTTCAAGCGGTACAAACGGCAGGTCCGCGAGGAGATCGACAACCCGATGCTCGGACGCGTTGTCCCGCCGGGAACCGTCCTCCCCGACGTCCACCTCGAGTACCACCAGGACGGGCGAACGTTCGGGCGACAGCTCGGCACCTACCCGCTGCTCGTCGGGATTCCGGGAGAACGACCGCTGGGTCAGACGGCGGACGTCGCTGTCGTCGATCACGGCTATCGCTCCGTGACTGGGGTTCCGTATCCCCTCGATCTCAACGACGCGTCGCTCGACGAGCTCACCGCGATCCCGGGCATCGGCAACCGAACGGCGGGCGATATCGTCGTCAATCGGCCGTACGACGCGGTTGACGACGCTGCACTCGAGGTCGGGATCGATCTCACGCGATTCGCGACGGCCCGGCCGCTCGAGCGGGCCGAGTGA
- a CDS encoding DUF7109 family protein — translation MDVTADELAGVVDLFGGLTRSELERALSEAAFRADGTSVDEAAVEAAVEDALESFALVSDDREGKPLLVAGPTAFPTVPDHAEDVPHILDVDRRRLDREALGESTRRRFSEALEAAIEDEDDDRLRQLLDVTYDVEAWAPIDLTDERTRLEAELD, via the coding sequence ATGGACGTGACCGCCGACGAACTGGCCGGCGTCGTCGATCTCTTCGGCGGGCTGACCCGCTCCGAACTCGAGCGGGCGCTCTCGGAGGCCGCGTTCCGCGCGGACGGGACGTCGGTCGACGAGGCCGCCGTCGAGGCGGCGGTCGAGGATGCACTGGAATCGTTCGCGCTCGTGAGCGACGACCGGGAGGGGAAACCCCTGTTGGTCGCCGGTCCAACGGCGTTTCCGACCGTTCCGGACCACGCAGAGGACGTCCCCCACATTCTCGACGTCGACCGGCGTCGACTGGACCGCGAGGCGCTCGGTGAGTCGACGCGCAGGCGGTTTTCGGAGGCGCTCGAGGCGGCGATCGAAGACGAGGACGACGATCGGCTGCGTCAGTTGCTCGACGTCACCTACGACGTCGAGGCCTGGGCACCGATCGACCTGACCGACGAACGAACGCGTCTGGAGGCCGAACTCGACTGA